In Brachypodium distachyon strain Bd21 chromosome 2, Brachypodium_distachyon_v3.0, whole genome shotgun sequence, one genomic interval encodes:
- the LOC100832634 gene encoding uncharacterized protein LOC100832634, which yields MAGVPMLIEKFLPPVQLLLLVSLVLQVILFLCARVRRIDTSDSWLRWLLLWLAYNSADTFSTFTMSRLGFAKSNHPLVLLWAPFLLLHLAGPDNIAAYALQDNQLWLRSLLTSISRVIGGAYFLYVNGDGSGNFVLPASWMMFGVGAVKYLERWLALQRGNLDSIRDSVKKDQFTMHRHAHPQDIELNNKGYLDEESHLRRAHLLIDVCKRAIVGSSEKNQDMDIMLRKVEYWTLVEMELSIMYEILYTKAAVIHTWHGYSIRVLSPLAILTSLLLYQFSGEADWHRGLLDTAVTYVLFVAALSMESISLLNTLGSSWMFAYLTSTEFSWLRYKVLRNRKWHLLRNQIVSISRLVTCGRSRYQARRWSGNMGQYNMLHFCTRPDTLLIGRPLLGTLFELVGLEELWNRKHFSGTINSLHHGSIQWCIGRHAQLLYTEEGLNTLGMVIRPWAMTALSRHNLEVNFKGYLGVEFQEGVIILHIATDIFLAECKSANRKGDHLAKEIKALSNYMMYLLVELPDMLPGIAQRKLYERICDALTKDVSNRPRSICALLRSLFRYHDDPAGSNSRADDSKMLAEKLYLTNKGQEFIFETDQLTYSVRVAEELLKYQKEHGPIKSLDLLLEVWADMLVYAGNKCSRESHAKQLGSGGELTTIAWLFLEQFHQVGREYDGHI from the coding sequence ATGGCTGGAGTGCCGATGCTGATCGAAAAATTCTTGCCGCCAGTGCAGTTACTGCTGCTCGTTAGCCTTGTGCTTCAAgtcatcctcttcctctgcgCCAGGGTACGTCGGATTGATACCTCCGACAGCTGGCTGCGGTGGCTACTCCTCTGGCTGGCGTACAATTCCGCCGATACCTTTTCCACATTTACCATGTCCCGATTGGGGTTCGCCAAAAGTAACCACCCACTTGTCCTGCTATGGGCACCATTCCTTTTGCTGCACCTTGCCGGTCCAGACAACATCGCGGCCTATGCATTGCAAGACAACCAACTCTGGCTTCGCAGCCTGCTAACATCTATCTCCCGGGTCATCGGAGGAGCCTATTTCCTTTACGTAAATGGAGATGGCAGCGGGAATTTTGTTCTGCCTGCCTCCTGGATGATGTTTGGTGTGGGTGCTGTTAAGTACTTAGAGAGGTGGTTGGCACTGCAGCGAGGCAACCTCGACAGCATCCGAGACTCGGTTAAAAAGGACCAATTCACTATGCATCGTCATGCTCACCCACAAGACATAGAGTTGAACAACAAGGGATATTTGGACGAGGAATCCCATCTGCGACGAGCTCACTTGTTGATCGACGTTTGCAAACGTGCGATAGTTGGTTCTTCAGAAAAGAACCAAGACATGGATATAATGTTGAGGAAAGTCGAATACTGGACACTTGTAGAGATGGAGCTCTCCATAATGTATGAGATCTTGTACACCAAGGCGGCTGTGATTCACACGTGGCACGGTTACTCCATCCGTGTCTTGTCGCCACTCGCCATTTTAACCTCGCTGCTGCTGTATCAGTTCAGTGGAGAAGCAGACTGGCACAGAGGACTACTTGACACTGCTGTCACATACGTTTTGTTTGTCGCTGCCTTGTCCATGGAGTCAATTTCCCTGCTGAACACGCTGGGGTCCTCATGGATGTTTGCATACCTGACTTCCACTGAATTCTCATGGCTTAGATACAAAGTCCTGCGTAATAGGAAATGGCACTTGCTTCGGAATCAGATTGTTTCTATCAGCCGTCTTGTCACTTGTGGACGAAGCAGGTACCAAGCAAGGAGGTGGTCTGGCAACATGGGACAGTACAACATGCTGCACTTTTGCACTCGCCCTGACACTCTCCTCATCGGCCGTCCTCTGCTCGGCACGCTGTTCGAGCTGGTGGGACTCGAAGAGTTGTGGAACAGGAAGCATTTCTCCGGGACCATTAATTCTTTGCACCATGGCTCAATCCAATGGTGTATCGGTCGACACGCTCAGCTGCTGTACACGGAAGAGGGATTAAACACACTGGGAATGGTCATACGTCCCTGGGCCATGACAGCACTGTCACGTCATAACCTGGAAGTGAATTTCAAAGGGTACCTTGGCGTTGAGTTTCAGGAGGGCGTCATCATATTGCACATCGCCACGGATATTTTCCTGGCCGAGTGCAAGAGTGCCAACCGCAAGGGGGATCATCTTGCGAAGGAGATCAAGGCGCTGTCCAATTACATGATGTACCTTCTTGTAGAACTCCCTGACATGCTGCCAGGCATCGCCCAAAGAAAGTTGTACGAACGGATCTGTGACGCTCTCACGAAGGACGTGAGCAATCGCCCAAGAAGTATTTGTGCGTTGCTCAGGAGTTTGTTCCGCTACCACGATGACCCAGCTGGCTCTAATTCCAGGGCCGACGACAGTAAGATGCTTGCCGAAAAGTTATACCTTACAAATAAAGGTCAAGAGTTCATCTTCGAGACTGATCAACTTACCTATTCAGTTAGAGTTGCCGAAGAACTGCTGAAATATCAGAAGGAACATGGTCCTATTAAGTCGTTGGATCTGTTGCTTGAAGTGTGGGCGGACATGCTCGTCTATGCAGGGAACAAATGCAGCAGGGAGTCACATGCAAAACAGCTCGGCAGTGGCGGCGAGTTGACAACCATCGCGTGGCTATTCCTGGAACAGTTCCACCAAGTTGGACGCGAGTACGACGGCCACATATAG
- the LOC100833873 gene encoding putative pentatricopeptide repeat-containing protein At3g47840 → MALFARLRRTSSPPLDAADPFVLSLVFKASASDPGLLLPHAASLHAFAVRSSALSSVFVATALADAYAMAGRLELALRVFDEMPSARRNVVSWTTLVAALSRAGRRRDALRAFAEMRASAGVACDSHAYAAALNVAQRGFANARSVANSLVTLYAHVAGRLSAADAVFQESAAKDVVSWSAIISGYAQEGLAGEAFALFTEMRRHHCPRPNEFTLASLLSVCATAATLDAGRQLHALVMAAGLEHHAMIRSALVDMYGKSGSMSDADVVFSNRTKDDVVSWTAMIVGHAEHGQSKRALELFEEMCLVGLKPDHVAFIAVLSACCHAGEVELGLRYLSAMSKIYGLEPAKELYGCVVDLLGRAGRINEAEELIGRMKEMVLFGHLCLGRVQLEGKRRPERKLQRGQWRQSHGVQEHMWQWQIYTPARDNGVRQQERHMMKQKGVVKGVGWSSITVGGGRRIGQLEWPAMYLIRRI, encoded by the exons ATGGCGCTCTTCGCCCGCCTCCGGCgcacctcctcgccgccgctggacgCCGCCGACCCTTTCGTCCTCAGCCTCGTCTTCAaggcctccgcctccgacccggggctcctcctcccccacgcGGCGTCCCTGCACGCCTTCGCCGTCAGGTCCTCGGCGCTCTCCTCCGTCTTCGTCGCCACGGCGCTCGCCGACGCCTACGCCATGGCAGGCCGCCTCGAGCTCGCGCTCagggtgttcgacgaaatgccgTCGGCGCGCAGGAACGTCGTCTCCTGGACCACGCTCGTCGCCGCGCTGTCCcgtgccggccgccgccgcgacgcgcTCCGCGCCTTCGCCGAGAtgcgcgcctccgccggcgtGGCCTGCGACTCGCACGCCTACGCGGCCGCGCTCAAC GTTGCACAGAGAGGGTTTGCAAATGCCCGCTCGGTGGCCAATTCTCTTGTCACACTCTATGCACACGTCGCTGGTCGTCTCTCAGCAGCCGATGCCGTGTTTCAGGAAAGTGCTGCCAAGGATGTGGTCTCCTGGAGTGCAATTATATCAGGGTATGCGCAGGAAGGGCTTGCTGGAGAGGCTTTCGCCCTGTTTACTGAAATGCGACGGCATCATTGTCCTCGTCCAAATGAGTTTACTCTTGCCAGTCTCCTGAGTGTGTGCGCAACTGCTGCAACATTGGATGCTGGACGCCAACTACATGCGCTTGTTATGGCAGCTGGACTTGAACACCATGCAATGATCAGGAGTGCTCTTGTTGACATGTATGGCAAGAGTGGCAGCATGTCAGATgctgatgttgttttttccAATCGCACAAAAGATGATGTGGTCTCATGGACTGCAATGATCGTTGGGCATGCCGAGCATGGCCAGAGCAAAAGGGCACTTGAACTGTTTGAAGAAATGTGTCTTGTTGGGCTAAAGCCGGACCATGTTGCGTTCATTGCCGTGCTCAGTGCTTGCTGTCATGCTGGGGAAGTCGAGCTTGGATTGAGATATCTCAGTGCAATGAGCAAAATTTATGGACTGGAGCCTGCAAAGGAGCTCTATGGCTGTGTCGTGGATTTGTTGGGCAGAGCTGGTAGAATAAACGAGGCTGAAGAGTTGATTGGAAGGATGAAAGAGATGGTGTTGTTTGGACATCTTTGCTTAGGGCGTGTGCAGCTcgaggggaagaggagacCGGAAAGAAAGCTGCAGAGAGGGCAATGGAGGCAGAGCCATGGGGTGCAGGAGCACATGTGGCAATGGCAAATCTATACTCCAGCAAGGGACAATGGTGTGAGGCAGCAAGAAAGGCATATGATGAAGCAGAAAGGGGTTGTGAAAGGAGTAGGGTGGTCATCAATCACAGTtgggggggggaggaggatAGGGCAGTTGGAATGGCCCGCTATGTACCTGATCAGACGAATTTAG
- the LOC100834184 gene encoding MAP7 domain-containing protein 1-like, with the protein MAAPAGAALRLRLLFRMLRVGELLALAVLLSWSSTRAPSAAAAAARAAGSLLFSPRFVFVLGNAIVLLLLALSKRQAQDPSFSSSSSSSSQIPTAAASFPSFPAPAPIAAEPVVPVVPMAPAAPAAKAAMETVFEEEEVAKPPAAVSSPEADARRVVGNNGKARAPRRSRSEKMGRASSPETMMTMMPAAMMRRSESDNGRRPRRRSSATARDVVGADGRGWGKEDADEFRRTVEAFIARQTRFHREEESSMAVVFPGAAGRRDTALVVVE; encoded by the coding sequence ATggccgcgccggcgggagcagcgctgCGCCTTCGCCTCCTCTTCCGGATGCTTCGGGTGGGGGAGCTCCTGGCCCTGGCCGTGCTCCTCTCCTGGTCCTCCACCCgcgcgccctccgccgccgccgccgccgcccgcgccgccgggtctctcctcttctcaccgcgcttcgtcttcgtcctcggcAACGccatcgtcctcctcctccttgccctcTCCAAGCGCCAGGCCCAGGATccgtccttctcctcctcatcctcctccagcagccagatccccacggccgccgccagcttcCCTTCGTtcccagcgccggcgccgattGCGGCGGAGCCCGTGGTCCCCGTGGTCCCGATGGCCCCCGCTGCCCCCGCGGCGAaggcggccatggagacggtgttcgaggaggaggaggtcgcgaAGCCGCCGGCCGCGGTTTCTTCGCCGGAGGCGGACGCGCGGCGCGTCGTGGGGAACAACGGCAAGGCGCGCGCGCCGAGGCGGAGCAGGTCGGAGAAGATGGGCCGCGCGTCGTCGCCGGAgacgatgatgacgatgatgcCGGCGGCGATGATGCGGCGCTCGGAGTCGGACAacgggcggcggccacggcggcggtcgtcggcCACTGCGCGGGACGTCGTGGGCGCGGACGGGCGTGGGTGGGGGAAGGAGGACGCGGACGAGTTCCGGCGGACGGTTGAGGCGTTCATCGCCAGGCAGACGCGGTTCCACCGCGAGGAGGAGTCGTCCATGGCcgtcgtcttccccggcgccgccggccgccgagaCACCGCTCTTGTTGTCGTCGAGTAA
- the LOC100832943 gene encoding putative pentatricopeptide repeat-containing protein At3g47840 has protein sequence MVARFSPRLKPIRLRRRSIWTDAVPVPAHPDPPQSPLLLLQDLNARLKRLVQSGRLADAHSLFDGAPHRDEASYSALLAGHAAAGDFAGAMALFVRLRRTSSSSRPLDAADPFVLSLVFKASAADPGLLLPHAASLHAFAVRSSALSSVFVATALADAYAKAGRLALALRVFDEMPAARRNVVSWTTLVAALSRAGRRHDALRAFAEMRASAGVACDSHAYAAALTACADAGMLSRGREVHALCAKLGLDATPYVANTLATLYARWGDVGRALAAVGRMGSRDVAAWTTVISSYVQTGRAKEAIEAFVAMVRNEAVNAASPNEYTYAAVIAACADTSCVCLGEQLHGQVAQRGFASARSVANSLVTLYARVAGRLSAADAVFQESAAKDVVSWSAIISGYAQEGLAGEAFALFTEMRRHHCPRPNEFTLASLLSVCATAATLDAGRQLHALVMAAGLEHHAMIRSALVDMYGKSGSMSDADVVFSNRTKDDVVSWTAMIVGHAEHGQSKRALELFEEMCLVGLKPDHVAFIGVLSACCHAGEVELGLRYLSAMSKIYGLEPAKEHYGCVVDLLGRAGRINEAEELIGRMAANERDGVVWTSLLRACAARGEEETGKKAAARAMEAEPWGAGAHVAMANLYASKGQWCEAAQERHMMKQKGVVKGVGWSSITVGGEDRAVGVFVAGDRTHPQDNVIYEMLELIYYGVGMARYVPAQMNLASEVELLVNS, from the coding sequence ATGGTGGCGCGCTTCTCTCCCCGCCTAAAACCCatccgtctccgccgccgctccatCTGGACCGACGCCGTTCCCGTTCCTGCCCACCCCGACCCGCCGCAATcccccctgctgctgctgcaagacCTCAACGCCCGGCTGAAGCGGCTGGTCCAGTCGGGCCGGCTCGCGGACGCGCATTCCCTCTTCGACGGGGCGCCGCACCGCGACGAGGCCTCCTACTCCGCGCTGCTCGCGGGCCATGCCGCGGCGGGGGACTTCGCCGGCGCGATGGCGCTCTtcgtccgcctccgccgcacctcctcctcctcgcggccGCTGGACGCCGCCGACCCTTTCGTCCTCAGCCTTGTCTTCaaggcctccgccgccgacccggggctcctcctcccccacgcGGCCTCCCTCCACGCCTTCGCCGTCAGGTCCTCGGCGCTCTCCTCCGTCTTCGTCGCCACGGCGCTCGCCGACGCCTACGCCAAGGCCGGCCGCCTCGCGCTCGCGCTCagggtgttcgacgaaatgccgGCGGCGCGCAGGAACGTCGTCTCCTGGACCACGCTCGTCGCCGCGCTgtcccgcgccggccgccgccacgacgCGCTCCGCGCCTTCGCCGAGAtgcgcgcctccgccggcgtGGCCTGCGACTCGCACGCCTACGCGGCCGCGCTCACCGCGTGCGCCGACGCCGGGATGCTGTCCCGTGGGCGCGAGGTGCACGCGCTCTGCGCCAAGCTCGGCCTCGACGCCACGCCCTACGTCGCCAACACTCTCGCCACACTGTACGCGCGCTGGGGCGACGTCGGCCGCGCGCTCGCTGCCGTCGGCCGCATGGGGTCGCGTGACGTCGCCGCGTGGACCACTGTGATATCTTCCTACGTCCAGACGGGTCGTGCGAAGGAGGCCATCGAGGCGTTTGTCGCCATGGTTCGTAACGAGGCGGTGAATGCGGCATCACCCAATGAATACACCTACGCTGCAGTCATCGCTGCGTGTGCGGATACTTCATGTGTCTGTCTTGGGGAGCAGTTGCATGGGCAGGTTGCACAGAGAGGGTTTGCAAGTGCCCGCTCGGTGGCCAATTCTCTTGTCACACTCTATGCACGCGTCGCTGGTCGTCTCTCGGCAGCCGATGCCGTGTTTCAGGAAAGTGCTGCCAAGGATGTGGTCTCCTGGAGTGCAATTATATCAGGGTATGCGCAGGAAGGGCTCGCTGGAGAGGCTTTCGCCCTGTTTACTGAAATGCGACGGCATCATTGTCCTCGTCCAAATGAGTTTACTCTTGCCAGTCTCCTGAGTGTGTGTGCAACTGCTGCAACATTGGATGCTGGACGCCAACTACATGCGCTTGTTATGGCAGCTGGACTTGAACACCATGCAATGATCAGGAGTGCTCTAGTTGACATGTATGGCAAGAGTGGCAGCATGTCAGATGCTGATGTTGTTTTCTCCAATCGCACAAAAGATGATGTGGTCTCATGGACTGCAATGATCGTTGGGCATGCCGAGCATGGCCAGAGCAAAAGGGCACTTGAACTGTTTGAAGAAATGTGTCTTGTTGGGCTAAAGCCGGACCATGTTGCGTTCATTGGCGTGCTCAGTGCTTGCTGTCATGCTGGGGAAGTCGAGCTTGGATTGAGATACCTCAGTGCAATGAGCAAAATCTATGGACTGGAGCCTGCAAAGGAGCACTACGGCTGTGTCGTGGATTTGTTGGGCAGAGCTGGTAGAATAAACGAGGCTGAAGAGTTGATTGGAAGGATGGCAGCTAATGAAAGAGATGGAGTTGTTTGGACATCTTTGCTTAGGGCGTGTGCAGCTCGAGGGGAAGAGGAAACCGGAAAGAAAGCTGCAGCGAGGGCAATGGAGGCAGAGCCGTGGGGTGCAGGAGCACATGTGGCAATGGCAAATCTATACGCCAGCAAGGGACAATGGTGTGAGGCAGCGCAAGAAAGGCATATGATGAAGCAGAAAGGGGTTGTGAAAGGAGTAGGGTGGTCATCAATCACAGTTGGGGGGGAGGACAGGGCAGTCGGGGTGTTTGTTGCAGGTGACCGCACGCATCCCCAAGACAATGTGATCTATGAGATGCTTGAGTTGATTTACTATGGAGTTGGAATGGCCCGCTATGTACCTGCTCAGATGAATTTAGCATCTGAGGTAGAGCTGCTGGTTAACAGTTAA
- the LOC100834485 gene encoding uncharacterized protein LOC100834485 has translation MAASTGAALRLRLLFRILRVGELLALAVLLSWWSSRAPSAAAAAARAAGSLIFSPRFVFLLGNAIVLLLLALSKRQDASLSSSSAAGQTPTAAASFPSSPAPAPMARESPAAVAAEPVVVVELPAPAMATVFEEEIVKPPPASAARVVVGNNGKARAPRRSRSEKMGRAASPETMMMMRRSDSDNGRRRRSCVTSRDGWGKEDADEFRRTVEAFIARQTRFRLEEEQSMAVVFPGGGGRRDMALATGAGALVAVE, from the coding sequence ATGGCCGCGTCGACCGGAGCAGCTCTGCGTCTGCGGCTCCTTTTCCGGATTCTTCGTGTGGGGGAgctcctcgccctggccgtGCTCCTCTCCTGGTGGTCCTCCCGcgctccctccgccgccgccgccgccgcccgcgccgccgggtcTCTCATCTTCTCCCCGcgcttcgtcttcctcctcggcaaCGCCATCGTCCTCCTCCTATTAGCACTCTCCAAGCGGCAGGACGCATCCCTCTCCTCTtccagcgccgccggccagaCCCCCACGGCCGCCGCAAGCTTCCCTTCGtctccagcgccggcgccgatggcgaGAGAATCACCGGCGGCGGTAGCCGCTGAGCCCGTGGTTGTGGTGGAGCTCCCGGCACCCGCCATGGCGACGGTGTTCGAGGAGGAGATCgtgaagccgccgccggcttcggcGGCGCGCGTCGTCGTGGGCAACAACGGCAAGGcgcgggcgccgcggcggagcaggtCGGAGAAGATGGGCCGCGCGGCGTCGCCGgagacgatgatgatgatgcggCGGTCGGATTCGGAcaacgggcggcggcggcggtcgtgCGTGACGTCGCGGGACGGATGGGGCAAGGAGGACGCGGATGAGTTCCGGCGGACGGTGGAGGCGTTCATCGCCAGGCAGACCCGGTTCCGCCTCGAGGAGGAGCAGTCCATGGCcgtcgtcttccccggcggcggcggccgccgggacATGGCCCTCGCCACTGGCGCGGGAGCTCTTGTTGCTGTCGAATAA